A part of Ascochyta rabiei chromosome 3, complete sequence genomic DNA contains:
- a CDS encoding DNA independent RNA polymerase I transcription factor: MVSLAAARKPANFMAPTVSSSLKRKQRDASSDAENDGLAQAKRRRVTFDPDVDVRIVTDVEKSMDLVAEEVRRAIEKHAAGEKGEYDQLRTLFSDSPTAPGTAHSALLQKYVIALTDVVPLLDYNCKGLVHAIIDCSWIARNEHFVRSYRNLLRSLLSVHPAYMSTVFQMLVSMFLNSPSTAARQQDDPPIQRPRLTQRIHECLSSFLRQSPMASTYLAPIIASTFPFSDDTAKAHTQYIRNILHVSEYCTELKGEILSLVTDKIVKIDVQIQTDMDDLEDDEEELVGRAINDAEEEDMSDNESVSSEESLEPEDRRKRQIQDNVKKLDAVMDLLFAHYDSVFAKNDLFDSDELFESLLSQFAAIILPTYRSRHVQFLLFHFSQTSADLTERFAGCCSHLAFDQLRPHILRVAAAAYLASFIARGAHVSGAVVRDVFDLLCHHLERLRIQQEPSCKGPDLRRYGTYYAISQALLYTFCFRWRDLIVTPDGHTPTDEDIIYHEGDFAWYNNVQDIIRRNIFSKLNPLKICAPSIVGQFARMAHHLRFLYVYPLIETNKRVRLARSMTGGYLGGIGGRETALSQKRGDDMFLLDAYFPFDPYVLPRSKRWIEQDYVQWKPVPGMPVEKDDDDDEDSDEEEEEDDDDDEDEDESQSDAEPVVAADTPEDLDDGSTEASL; encoded by the coding sequence ATGGTTTCTCTCGCTGCCGCCCGCAAACCGGCCAACTTCATGGCTCCCACCGTTAGCAGCAGCCTCAAACGCAAGCAACGTGATGCCTCTTCCGACGCGGAGAACGACGGCCTGGCCCAGGCCAAGCGCCGCCGTGTCACATTCGACCCCGATGTCGACGTGCGCATAGTCACGGACGTGGAGAAGAGTATGGACCTGGTGGCGGAGGAAGTGCGGCGGGCCATTGAAAAGCATGCGGCAGGCGAAAAGGGCGAATACGACCAGTTGCGCACTCTCTTCTCAGACTCCCCCACGGCACCTGGCACAGCTCATTCTGCGCTCCTGCAAAAATACGTCATCGCTCTCACCGACGTTGTGCCGCTGCTCGATTACAACTGCAAAGGACTCGTGCATGCAATCATCGATTGCAGCTGGATAGCCCGCAATGAGCATTTTGTGCGCTCGTACCGCAACCTGCTGCGCTCGCTGCTTTCGGTGCACCCTGCCTACATGTCGACAGTCTTTCAGATGCTCGTGTCCATGTTCCTCAACTCGCCCTCCACTGCCGCCAGGCAACAAGACGACCCGCCCATCCAGCGGCCCCGCCTCACACAGCGGATACACGAATGCCTCAGCTCCTTCCTGCGACAGAGCCCCATGGCGAGCACGTACCTCGCACCCATCATCGCCTCCACCTTTCCCTTCTCCGACGACACAGCGAAGGCGCACACACAGTACATAAGAAACATCTTGCACGTGTCCGAGTACTGCACAGAGCTGAAGGGAGAGATCTTGTCACTGGTGACCGACAAAATCGTCAAGATCGATGTTCAGATCCAGACCGACATGGATGACCTCGAGGATGATGAGGAAGAGCTGGTGGGGCGGGCAATTAACGATGCTGAAGAGGAGGATATGAGCGACAACGAGTCTGTATCGAGCGAGGAGAGCTTGGAGCCCGAGGACCGCCGAAAACGACAGATTCAGGACAACGTCAAGAAGCTCGATGCAGTCATGGACCTGCTGTTCGCGCACTACGATTCCGTCTTTGCAAAGAATGACCTCTTCGACAGCGACGAGCTCTTCGAAAGCCTCCTCTCCCAGTTCGCCGCCATAATTCTTCCCACCTACCGCTCGCGACACGTGCAGTTCCTCCTCTTCCACTTCAGCCAAACTTCCGCCGATCTTACCGAGCGCTTCGCAGGCTGCTGCTCGCACCTCGCCTTCGACCAACTACGCCCGCATATTCTCCGCGTCGCGGCCGCCGCCTATCTCGCCTCTTTCATCGCACGAGGTGCGCACGTCTCTGGCGCCGTGGTACGGGACGTCTTCGACCTGCTTTGCCACCACCTGGAGCGCCTGCGCATCCAACAAGAGCCCTCTTGCAAAGGACCCGACCTGCGCCGCTATGGCACATACTACGCCATCTCGCAGGCGCTGCTGTACACATTCTGCTTCCGGTGGCGCGACCTGATTGTCACACCGGACGGCCACACGCCCACGGACGAGGACATCATCTACCACGAGGGCGATTTCGCATGGTACAACAACGTGCAGGACATCATCCGGCGCAACATCTTCTCCAAGCTGAACCCGCTGAAAATCTGCGCGCCGTCCATTGTTGGCCAGTTCGCGCGCATGGCGCACCACCTGCGCTTTCTGTACGTGTACCCCCTGATCGAGACGAACAAACGCGTACGTCTCGCGCGTAGCATGACCGGCGGGTACCTGGGCGGCATCGGCGGGCGGGAAACAGCGCTGAGCCAGAAGCGAGGCGACGACATGTTCCTGCTCGACGCGTATTTCCCATTTGATCCTTACGTGCTGCCCCGAAGCAAGCGCTGGATCGAGCAGGACTACGTGCAGTGGAAACCGGTGCCGGGGATGCCGGTAGAAaaagacgacgacgatgacgaggattcggacgaggaagaagaggaagacgacgacgacgacgaagacgaagacgagtcTCAGTCCGACGCTGAGCCGGTCGTCGCAGCCGATACACCTGAAGACCTCGACGACGGGAGCACAGAGGCGAGTCTCTGA
- a CDS encoding Peptidylprolyl isomerase, translating to MADAAEDRNPIVFFDVTLGGEKLGRIQMELYKNVVPKTAENFRQFCTGETKNNRGQPQGYKGCKFHRVIKNFMIQGGDFINGNGTGSRTIYGTDKFADENFTLKHDKPGLLSMANSGPNTNGCQFFIITAKHGTPHLNGKHVVFGNVIEGMEVVTKIENTRTVANPEGKPVQDIVISQCGEM from the exons ATGGCCGACGCAGCCGAGGATAGGAATCCAATCGTCTTCTTCGATGTCACGTTAGGAG GGGAAAAGTTGGGGAGGATTCAGATGGAACTCTACAAGAATGTCGTGCCAAAGACAGCTGAGAACTTTCGTCAGTTCTGTACTGGAGAGACCAAGAACAACCGTGGTCAGCCACAGGGCTACAAGGGCTGCAAGTTCCATCGTGTA ATCAAGAACTTCATGATCCAAGGAGGTGACTTCATCAACGGTAACGGCACCGGCTCCAGGACCATCTACGGAACCGACAAGTTTGCCGATGAGAATTTCACATTGAAGCACGACAAGCCTGGGTTGTTGTCAATGGCCAACAGTGGGCCGAAC ACAAACGGTTGCCAGTTCTTTATCATCACAGCAAAGCACGGAACACCACATCTGAACGGCAAGCATGTAGTTTTCGGCAACGTCATCGAAGGCATGGAGGTTGTCACCAAGATCGAGAACACGAGGACCGTCGCAAATCCGGAAGGAAAGCCAGTGCAGGATATTGTCATCTCGCAGTGTGGAGAGATGTAA